In the genome of Vicia villosa cultivar HV-30 ecotype Madison, WI linkage group LG7, Vvil1.0, whole genome shotgun sequence, one region contains:
- the LOC131619476 gene encoding uncharacterized protein LOC131619476 has protein sequence MIIGSLNIRGRANALKRRRISYLINKGCADIFLLQETKISNMVEDYANSFWRHSEIGFSFANSEGRSGGLITMWKKNIMDVLFSFKGDGYLGLKVCWKEDFYYVVNVYSSCDLSKKKVLWEKLLDLMRIYSDGEWILEGDFNAIKNARERKGRVGGSYKKETEFFAEFIHKSSLVDIPCKGKKFSWYSGDGKSMSRIDRFLISNVVVNRWDIIGQLIGDRDISDHCPIWIMSDKCNWGPKPFKFNNEWWELNPLPSTTRYSACPLS, from the exons ATGATTATTGGTTCTTTGAACATTAGAGGGAGAGCAAATGCGCTCAAAAGAAGGAGAATTAGTTACTTGATTAACAAAGGTTGTGCGGATATTTTCCTTTTGCAAGAAACTAAGATTTCCAATATGGTGGAGGATTATGCTAATAGTTTTTGGAGACACTCGGAGATTGGTTTTTCCTTTGCCAACTCGGAAGGTAGGTCGGGTGGTTTGATTACGATGTGGAAGAAAAACATCATGGATGTTTTGTTTAGTTTTAAGGGGGACGGGTATTTGGGGTTAAAAGTTTGTTGGAAGGAGGACTTTTATTATGTGGTTAACGTGTACTCTTCTTGTGATTTGTCTAAGAAGAAGGTTTTGTGGGAGAAATTGTTAGACTTGATGAGAATTTACTCCGATGGGGAATGGATATTAGAGGGAGACTTTAATGCTATAAAGAATGCTAGAGAACGTAAAGGGAGAGTGGGAGGGAGCTACAAGAAGGAGACGGAATTTTTTGCCGAGTTCATTCATAAGAGCTCCTTGGTGGACATTCCGTGTAAAGGGAAGAAATTTTCGTGGTATAGTGGTGATGGCAAGTCTATGAGTAGGATTGACCGTTTCTTAATTTCCAACGTGGTGGTGAATCGGTGGGACATAATTGGTCAATTGATAGGCGATAGAGATATTTCGGACCATTGTCCTATTTGGATTATGTCGGATAAATGTAATTGGGGTCCGAAACCGTTCaaattcaataatgaatg GTGGGAGTTGAACCCACTCCCTTCAACTACAAGGTACAGCGCCTGCCCACTAAGCTAA